In Vicingus serpentipes, the DNA window CCTTTCGAAAGTTTCGATTTTTCATCATTCGAATCTAATGAAGGTCCTGGTTTAGATAAAATTATAAAATCACTTAGAAAAGCAAAAACTGATGATAAAATAAAAGGAATTTACCTTGATTTAACTACCATTAATGGAGGTATGGCTACTCTAGAAGAAATTAGACTCGCTCTTTTAGATTTTAAAAAATCTGGTAAATGGATAATCAGTTATTCTGAAATTTATACGCAAGGAACGTATTATTTAGCTTCTGTTTCTGATAAAGTTTACTTAAACCCTGCAGGAATTGTTGAGCACAGAGGTTTATCGTCTGAATTAATGTTTTTTAAAAATGCATTAGAAAAATTAGATGTTGAAATGCAAATTATTCGTCATGGTAAATTTAAAAGTGCTGTAGAACCTTACATACTTGAAAAAATGAGTGATGCTAACCGTGAGCAATACGAATTACTTTTAAATACAGCATGGGGAAGCATGACAAAAGATGTTGCTGCAAGTAGAAATATAAGCGTAGAAAAATTGAATGAATTAGCTGACAACATGACTATACAAGATGCAAAAATAGCTAAAGCAGAAGGTTTAGTTGATGATATTTTATTTAAAGACGAATTACTTGCGAAACTTAGAGAGAAATTAAAAATTGAAGCTGATGAAGAAATTAAGAGTGTAAGCTTGAAAAAATACAGTAAATCAGCACATAAAAATCCTTTTATTCCTAAGAAAGAAAAAAAATCAGACAACCAAATAGCTGTTATTTATGCTAGCGGTGAAATTAACAGTGGGAAAAGCAAAAATGATGTAATGGGTTCTGAAACTATTTCTGAAGCAATTAGAGAAGCAAGATTAGACGAAAATGTAAAAGCAATTGTTTTAAGAGTTAATTCTCCTGGAGGAAGTGCTATGGCTTCTGACATTATGTGGAGAGAAGTTGTATTGGCTAAACAAGCAAAACCAGTAATTGTTTCAATGGGTAATGTTGCTGCAAGTGGTGGTTACTATATTTCTTGTGCTGCTGATAAAATTGTTGCTGATGAAAAAACCATTACAGGTTCTATTGGTGTATTTGGTGTAATTCCTAATGCTCAAGGACTTATGAATAATAAACTTGGCATTACTTTCGACAGAGTTAAAACAAATAAACATGGTGATATTATGTCCGTTTTTAAACCTCTAACTGCCGAAGAAAGAGATATTATACAAATAGGAGTTGAAAAAATATATGACGACTTTATTACAAAAGTAGCTGAAGGAAGAGGTATGACTAAAGAAGAAGTTGATGCTATTGGACAAGGTAGAGTTTGGACTGGACTAGATGCCTTAAAAATTGGATTAGTAGATGAAATTGGCGGGTTAGAAAGAGCAATCGAAATTGCAAAAACTTCAGCAAAATTAGATGATTACAATTTGATTGATTATCCAAAAAGAAAAGATCCATTTGAAGAAATAATGGAAGAACTAACTAGTAACATTGAAGCTAAAATTTTAACAAAAACTTTAGGCAACGAATATAAGTACTATAAAAAGGTACAAGATATTAGTCATCAGTCGGGTGTAATGGCCCGTATGCCTTTAGACATAGAATTACATTAATTCATTATTGGTAACAAAAAAAGGAGCTAAAATATTTTAGCTCCTTTTTTTGTTGCAAATGTTTACCTTCGCTTTACATTAAGATGAATATTTTTTACACACCAAATATTACCAACACGAATACCTTTGTTTTAGATGAAACAGAATCTAAACATGCTATTAAAGTATTACGCCTAAACCAAGGTGATGAAATTTGCTTAGTAGATGGTAAAGGGTCTTTTTACATAGCTGAAATTAATAATGCCCACCAAAAAAAATGTGAGGTTAAAATTATTAAGCACGAAAAAGAGGAAAACAATAAGCCGAGAATTCATATTGCAATAGCTCCTACAAAAAACAACGATAGACTTGAATGGTTTATCGAAAAAACAACTGAAATTGGAATTTCTGAAATTAGTCCGATTATTTGTGACCATTCAGAAAGAAAATTTTTGAAAACGGAACGACTTGAAAAAAGAGCAATTTCGGCAATGAAACAATCTTTAAAAGCTACTCTACCTTTAATTAATGATTCAATAAACTTTAAAAACTTTGTAAACTCTATCCCCGAAACAACAGAGAAATATATCGCTCATTGCTATAATGAAAACCAAAAACATTTAAAAGAAATCTACCCAGGAAGCAAAGATTGCGTGGTATTAATCGGACCAGAAGGAGATTTTAGTTTACAAGAAGTTGAATTGGCTTTAAACAATGGTTTTACTCCTATTTCGTTAGGAAAAAGTAGATTAAGAACGGAAACAGCAGGACTAGTTGCATGTAATATCTTAAATTTAATTAATGAGTAAGTTTTTAAACCAAATATTATTTATTCTCATTCTTGTGATTTTCATTAATCCAAGTACACTTTTTGCTCAAACAAGTAGTTATCAAGTAGCAGTAGTTAAATATAATGGTGGTGGAGATTGGTATGCTAATTTAGAAACCTCACTACCTAATCTTATCAAGTTTTGTAATCAAAACTTAAAAACAAATATTAATACCGAACAAGCAATTGTAGAGCTTAGCAGTCCAGAATTATTTAACTATCCTTTTATCCATTTAACTGGTCATGGGAATATCATTATTAATAACGAAGAAGCTGAAAATTTAAAAAACTATTTAATTGGAGGCGGATTCTTACACATATCAGATAATTATGGAATGGATAAATTTCTTCGCTCTCAAATGAAATTGGTTTTCCCTGAGTTAGAATTTGTTGAATTACCTTATTCTCACCCTATCTATCATCAGAAATATGATTTTAACAAAGGATTACCGAAAATACATGAACACGATGACAAATCACCTCAAGGTTTTGGTATAATTTACGAAGACCGATTAGTTTGCTTTTACGATTTTGAATGTGATTTAGGTGATGGCTGGGAAGATTCGGAAGTGCATAACGATTCTGAAGAAAAAAGAACAAAAGCCTTACAAATGGGTGCAAATATTATTAGTTATGCCTTTACTCAATAATTAGCGATGGAAAAAGAAATTGCTTTTATTGAAATTAACAAAACAAAATCGTTACCAGAAATCGCTTTAACATTAAGCAAACATCCCGAATTAGATAAAAATTTTATCATTAACCAAATAAACGGATTACAAAAAGCGCAAAAAAAACTTCCTGAGTTTTACCAAAATAACAACATAATTTACCCGGCAACAATTAGTATTGAGCAATGTTCAAGCGAACAAACTGCCACTTTTAAAACTAAAATCATACGTCATTCAGGGCTTACCCCTGAATCTCATTTAATTGACCTAACCGGTGGTTTTGGCATAGATACTTACTACTTTTCTAAACAATTTAAAGAGGTAACTTATCTTGAACCAAATGTTGAATTATTTAATGTGGTTCAACAAAACTTTAAAACTTTAGGTGCAATAAACATTAATTTTAAAAATACTACTACCGAAGATTTTCTAAACAACAACACACAACATTTCGATATTGCCTATATTGACCCTAGCCGAAGAAATGAAAGTGAAAAAGTATTTATGCTCTCGGATTGTATTCCTAATATAATTGATTTACAAGAGGAAATTTTAAAAATTGCTGATAAAATTTTAATTAAAACCTCACCAATTTTAGACATAAAACAATCTATAAAAGAATTAGAAAATGTTAGTGAAATATGGGTTGTATCGTTAAACAACGAATGCAAAGAAGTATTATATTTAGTTGATAAAGAAACGCCATCAGAACCTAATATTAACACTATTAATATTGGAAAAATAAATCAAGTATTTTCTTTTAATTATACCAATGAAGAAAATTGTAGTACCCACTTTTCTGAACCTTTAAATTACCTTTACGAACCAAACACTTCCATTTTAAAAGCTGGAGCTTTTAAAAGTATTGCCCAAAAATACCAACTCAAAAAAATAGCTCAACATACACATCTTTATACTTCAGAAAATTTAGTGGGAAATTTCCCTGGTAGATGCTTTAAAATAAATACCGTTTTGCCCTACCAACCTAAAGCTTTTAAAAAATTAGGTATAAAAAAAGCCAATATTACTTGTCGAAATTTTATAGATTCTGTAGCTCAAATTAAAAAGAAACTAAACTGTACTGATGGCGGTAACAATTATGTTTTTGCGGCTACAGATTTAAATGACAATCCTATTATTATAGTTACTAACAAAGCTTGACTTTATCCCTAAAATTCTCGAACTTCGTTTAACAAAATGTTTTAAGAAACATTAAAACGTTTCCAAGAACAACGTTGGCAACAAGCTAAAAAAACAAAAACTTATGAAGTATAAATTTCATCGTAAAACAAAATTTAAATCACATTATTTAATAGTCGTTTCAACCATTTTTATGGTTCTATTATTCTTTTCCTGTAAGGAAGAATCCAACTCGGAAAAAAACACAGAAAGTGATTTAATGATGAAAATAAATGCTGTTCAGGAACAAGTTATGGCACAAGGAAATATGACGGAAGAAGAGGAACAGGCTTTATTAAGTTTATGTAGCATAGTTTCGCATGATGACGGTTTAGCAACTTATACTAGTGACAATAGTATGATATTAAAAGATGTAGAACTTGCCCCAGTGTATAATGGTTGTGAAGATCTCTCAATAGAAGAAACAAGAGAATGTTTTAATGAAAAAGTATCGACATTTATTAAGCGAGAGTTTAACTTGAGTGTATCTAAAGATTTAAATCTTTCAGAGCCAAAACAGGTAGAAGCATTTTTTATAATCAACGAAAAAGGAAATTTAACTGGTATGAAAGTGAGGGATTCAGAAGTAACTGTTCAGGCAGAAATCTTAAGAGTGCTTAGAAAAACACCTGTGATGAAACCTGCTACCCAAAATGGGGAAAGTGTTTCTGTATTATGTTCAATAGTAATAACATATGGAAATAATATAGAAGTTGATGTTGTTTATATTCCTGAAAGACCCGATTAATCTTTAATAATACTAACTAAAAAAGCCAGTTGCCAACAAGGTGTATAGCCAATAGGGCAATTAGCGATAAATTGAAGTCCTGTTCTTTGAGCAGGCAACGCCAAAACAAAGTTTTGACGTTTAACAAAAAGAAAATCAAAAGTAAAAACGTTTGTTTTGGCTAAGTGGTAATCCGAAAGTGAAGTGTTTCGAACCTGCCCTACTGTCCATACACAAAACGTTAAACGAAATCACTCATTACTACTTACCAAACACTTTTTATTATCCCACTTTCCTATTAAGCTTTCCGTTGAAATTACATTAGCATCGCAATCTAAAAAGTTACCATTTTCGTCTTTTTTAATTATTTTACAACTGCCTTTTTTTATTTCCTTCACAATCAGTTGCTCTAGATTTTTTGGACTCTCTTTTCCAATTTTCAGACCTACTTCATTATTAAATAAATCCATTTCAGAACTTATTTTATCTGGCAAACTTCCCTCCTCTTTATTCCCATTTTTAAAATCTCTTTTATTCCCTTTTTCATGTGCAATGCCCAATCGTTTTGCTTTTCGCTGTCCAATAATTTGAGTTAAACTTGCCATCCAATAAGTATGTCTAAATGCATCTAATTGATCGCCATTACCAACACCTTTTAAAATATTGTTTGTTTTAATTGAATCTGTTTTTAAACGAGCTATTTGAGAAACTTTTAATGCCTTTTTTGCCACAAACGGATGAGTAATAACCCACCATTTTTCAGGGCAACTTATTTTTTTAAAACTCTTTATGGCATTTTTTTGGCCTATAAGCGTTAAACTTTGAACAAAAAAACTAGTTATTAAAAGGAATTTAAAAAGCATTTACAAGTAGTTGTACCAAGGGTAATTTAAAAACGAAAATACAGCTTTTTATTTATGGAAAAATAGAATTTTTACCCTATTTTTGTGACTTTCAGAAAAAAACTAGACTTACATAAAACAATATAGCATGGCACAAGTAGAATTAATTATGCCTAAGATGGGCGAGAGTGTTGCAGAAGCAACGATTACAAACTGGTTAAAAGAAGTTGGAGATACGATTGAAGCAGATGAAGCAGTTGTAGAAATAGCGACTGACAAAGTTGACTCTGAAGTACCATCTACAAGCGAAGGTATTTTAATTAAAAAATTATTTAATGAAGGTGATGTAGTTCAAGTAGGGCAAGCCATTGCAATTATTGGTTCAGAAGGTGATACTGCAGAACCAGTAGCTTCAAGTACTCCTGCAGCCGCTCCCGCTGCAGAGGTTGCTACCACTCCTACTATTGCATCTGTTTCAACAGAGAAAATTACTGCATCTTCTTCAAATAAATTTTTCTCTCCTTTAGTAAGAAGTATAGCCGAAAAAGAAGGAATTTCTATTAGTGAATTAGAGGGTATAAATGGAACTGGTGCCGAGGGCAGAGTTACTAAAAAAGATATTTTAAATTATTTACCTAACAGAAGTAATGGACAAGTTGCTGCTCAACCAACAGTTGCGTCAACTCCTGCTCCAGCTGCTGCTCCACAAGTTGAAAAATCAGCTGCTGCTCCAGTTAAAAAAGCAAGCGTTCCTGTAATGGAAGGTGATGAAATTATTGAGATGGACAGAATGAGAAAACTTATTTCTGAACATATGGTAATGTCTAAACATACTTCTCCCCATGTTACTTCTTATGTAGAAGCAGATGTTACAAATATTGTAATGTGGAGAAACAAAGTAAAAGATAAATTCCAAAAACAAGAAAACGAAAAAATCACGTTTACTCCTATATTCATGGAAGCAATTGTTAAAGCAATTAAAGATTTTCCAATGATAAATGTCTCTGTTGATGGTGATAACATTATTAAACGTAAGAACATTAATTTAGGAATGGCAACAGCTTTACCAAGTGGTAATTTAATTGTTCCTGTAATTAAAAACGCAGATCAATTAAACTTGGTTGGAATTACAAAACAAGTAAATGGGCTAGCCAGCAAAGCTAGAAATAACAAATTAGCTCCAGACGATATTCAAGGTGGAACATATACAGTTACAAATGTTGGTACATTTGGTAATGTAATGGGTACTCCAATTATTAATCAACCTCAAGTTGCAATTTTAGCCTTAGGAGCTATTCGTAAAATACCTGCTGTTATTGAAACTCCGCAAGGAGACGCTATTGCAATAAGACACAAAATGTTCCTATCACACGCATACGATCATAGAGTTGTTGATGGTGCTTTAGGAGGTATGTTTGTAAGAAGAGTGGCTGATTATCTTGAAGAATTTGATGTTAATCGAGAAATATAGTTAATTGGTAGTTGAAATTATAAATTTTGTTAAGTACTTCAAATAAAATATATTTGTAAGAATTATAGAGAAAAACCGATGAAAAAAATATTACTACTATTACTTGTTTGTTTAAGCGTTACCTTAACTAAAGCTCAAGATTCTTTTAATGAGAAATTTCTTGAAGCAAATACTTTAATGGAAGAGAGTACTTATAACCTAGCTCTACCTATATGGCTAGAGTTAAATCTTGAGCAGCCTGACAACAATAATGTTAATTATAAAATTGGTGTTTGTTATATGCATTCTGCAAATGAAAAAAATAAGTCATTACCATATTTAGTAAAAGCTGCAGAAAATACAACAAACAACTACGATCCATTTTCAAATGGAGAAAAACAAGCTCCAGTTGAATCTTATTTTTATCTAGCTCAGGCTTACCATCTTAACTATGAGCTTGATAAAGCCATGGAAAACTATACAACTTTTCAAGGAAAAATTTCTAAGAAGCACTATCTTTTTGATGAGTTAGAGCACTATAAACAACAATGTGCAAATGCACAATTAGCGGTTAAAAACCCAGTAAATATTATTGTAAATAACTTAGGTAATAAAATAAATACTGAATACCCAGAATACAGTCCTATTCTTTCATTAGATGAGTCAATAATCTATTTCACTTCAAGAAGATTAAGACCAGATAGCTCAAATTATTTCTTTAAAGATGAAAATGATGGAATGTATTATGAAGATATTTTTATGTCTGAAAATATTGATGGAACATGGAGTGATCCACAACCATTATCGATTAATACAGAATACCATGAAGCTACGATTAATATGTCTATGGATGGACAAACTTTATTTATTTACAAAGACGATAATGGAAACGGAAACTTATACTCTTCAAATAATGTAGATGGTGAATGGACAACTCCATCATTGTTAGGATCTGATATTAATTCAGATGCAGATGAAACTCATGCAGCAATTTCCCCAGATGGAAAAATCCTTTATTTTGTAAGTGATAGAGAAAATGGCATCGGAGGTCAAGATATTTATTTTTGTAAAAAATTACCTAATGGAGAATGGGCTAAAGCTCAAAATTTAGGTACTGCTATAAATACAAAGTATGATGAAGATGGTATTTTCATACACCCAGATGGGAAAACATTATACTTCAGTTCAAAAGGACATACAAGTATTGGTGGCTTTGATGTTTTTTACTCTGAGTTTGATGAAGAAACAGAAACTTGGGGAGTTCCTGTTAATTTAGGCTACCCAGTTAATTCAACTGATGATGACGTATTTTTTGTTACTTCTGCTGATGGAAAAAGAGGTTATTACTCATCAACACAAGATAAAGGAATGGGAGAAAAAGATATCTATATGATTTCACTTGTAGATGCAGAGGAAAAACCACTAACCTTGTTAACTGGTATTATTAGAGTTATTGGAGAAGAAACATTACCTGAGAATGCTCAAATTACCGTTACTGACAATGCTACAGGAAATTTAATCGGAATTTTCAAGCCTAGAAAAAGAGATGGTAAATTCAGTATCATATTAGAGCCTAATATGGACTATCATATAGTTTATGCTGCAGCTGAATATACACAAGAGGAAGATTTATATGTACCTCCAGTATCTTCATTTAAAGAAATTAATAGAGGAATTGAATTACAAGATGTTGTTTTTGGTGAACAAAATGATATGATAACTTATTTGAAAGGATTCATTGAATATAAAAAATTATTAGCATCAGGAACTAAAATTAGCTTATTGGATGAAAATGACAACCTTTTAGAATCAACGACTTCTGATGATAAAGGATTTTTTGAATTCAAAAACTTAAAACCTGACGAATATTATCTAGTTAAACTAGATGGTGTAGATGATGATTTCGTTAATAATGCTAAAGTATATGTTGTTAATTCTAATGGTGAGAAAGTAATGCTAGCTATTAAAAAGAATAAAAATAGAAGGTTATTTAAAGCTTTACCAGCTGGCGCAGCAGATAAATTACCAATATTAAACGAAAGCGATGATACTGAAATAGCTACTAATGAAGATAATTCAACAAATGATCCTTCAATAAATGATATTTCTACTAATAATAAAGAATTAGCTTCATATCAAGAATTTTTCAACTATAATATTAAAACTATTAACACTTCTAATACTAAGTATATTGATTTAATCAATAAGGCAAAAATTGGTAGTAAAATTACTATTGAAATAGAAGCCAGTGCATCGAAAGTTCCAACAAGAACTTACAAAACAAATAAACACTTAGCTGAAAATAGAGCTCAAGAAGCTAAAAATGTTATCCTAAAATCATTAAAGGATAATGGCATTAGTGAAAGTAACATTACGTTTAAAAAAGCTAAGAGCTTAGTTCAAGGACCTAAGTATAATGGTGACTATGAGAATAAGTCAATATATGAAAAATATCAATACGTTATTATTAGATTAAAATAATCGATGAAACGAATTTTGAATTACATTATCAAAAACCTCTTTTTAAGAGGTTTTTGCATTTTCTTGTTAGTATTAAATTTTAACAGTAATGCTCAAGAGAGCATAAAAGAAAAAAAAATACTACGTCAAGCTAGAAAAAGTTTAACAAAAGAAAAATATAAAGATGCCCAAGAAAAGTACTTGAAATTAGTAAATGCTTCTCCATCAAATAGCATCTATAATTTTGAAGCTGGATTGAGTTATTATTTTTCAACTTTTGAAAGAGGAAAATCTACACCTTTATTTGAAGCTGCTATTGAAAATTTAAAGGGAGATACAATTCCTGAAATGTATTATTATCTTGGTAAATCTTACCAATTAAATAGTGAGTTTGATAAATCTAGTAAGACTTTTACTAAGTTCGATCCTTACATAATTTATGGTAAAAAAGTTGGTGATGAACTCAAAAATGAAATTGTTGATGAAACTACTTATAATGAAAACGGAATAAAGTATACAAACGAAATTGATCCAAACATTAAAATTTCTAACCTTGGAAGTACAATAAACACAATAGATAGAGAGTATGCTCCTGTGTTATATAAAACAGACAATGTTTTATTATTTACATCTAGAAGAAAAATTAATGGCAATAGATTAGATAAAGGAGATTTACTTCCATACGAAGATATTTATGTAGCCAAAAAAACAGAGAATGGTTGGGTTATGGTAACAGACCAAAATGAGGTTAAAAAATATTTGCCAGATAATGTAAATACAAAAAAACATGATGCTAGTATTACTTATTCATTAGATGAAAAAACTTTATATACTTATAAGAATGATGCTGTTTGGGAATCGACTTATGATGGAAGTACTTGGAGTGGTTTAAAAAAGTTAGACGATAATGTAAATGCAAGTAAATTCAATGTTCCTAGTGTTACATTAACAGCAGATGGTAATACTGCTTTTTTCGTTGCTGAGAAAAAAGATGGAATTGGTGGTAAGGATATTTACAAATCAATAAAATCTAGTAATGGAGAATGGAGTGATCCTGTAATTTTAAGTACAAATATTAACTCAAGTAAAGATGAAGATGCTCCATATTTAACTGAAGATGGTAAAACGCTTTTCTTTTCTTCAAAGGGACATACTAGTGTTGGAGGTTACGATATTTTTAAATCTGAATTAATAAATGAGGAGTGGACAACACCTACTAATTTAGGAATCCCAATAAATTCTCCTGCTGATGATATTTATTACACTGCTGACGTTGAACAAAAAAACGGATTCTTTTCTTCTTCTAGAGAAGGAGGAAATGGAGATATGGATTTATACTCTTTTAGTTTTGACTGTGACAATCTAGAAAACACAGAAATTAGAGGGATAGCATACAACAATAAAACAAAAGAACCTTTAATTGGAAAACTAACTCTTACATCTATTGAAGACAACAATCTAGTGAATACAGTTACATCAAACGAAGATGGGACATTTTTGTTAGTAACAAAACCTGAAAATGAATATACTTTAGCTATTGAAGTTGAGGGCTTCAAAAAACATTCAATTTCAATCAACTTACCTAAACAATGTGAATATTTTCAACAGTATAGTGAAATTGCTTTAGAACAAATAGAAATTGATTCTCAATACTATCAAGTTGCAACAGTTAAGAATTCATTTTTTGATGTAACCAAAGAAGTTGATAACTATAAAAAAAGTGGTGCTTTAGAAACTAGTTCAATTACTAATGAACTTCCTTTTGTTTTAGATCCTGACAAAGAAATTTTAGCATTATCTAGAACAATAGATCCTAACAATACAGAACTAAACTATATTGTTGTTTCTGATACAATTAAAACTGAAAAGCCAATAGAAATTATTGCTGGAGTTGAAATACCATCTTTTGAAGATATTTATTTTGATTTTGATAAATCATCTTTGAAAACAGATAGTAAAAAAGAGTTAAATAAAATTATCGATTTCTTAAAGTCTGAAAATGGTAAAACTGTTAATATAACTATTAACGGATATACTGATGGAAAACGTGATATCGAATTGAATAATAAAATATTTGCAAAACGTAAAGTACCATTTACTATTGAAGCATCTGAAAAAAGAAGTAAAGAGTACAATATTGAATTATCAAAAAAGAGAGCAGATAATACAGTTAAATACTTAACGAGTAAAGGGATAGATAAAAATAAAATTACAGTTAATTACAAAGGAGAAGAAAATCCTGTAGCACCTAACACTAATGCAGACGGTTCTGATAATCCTGTTAATAGAGCTAAAAACAGACGAGTTTCTTTTTCATTTAGCAATGCAAACGTGCTGTAATATTTACTAAAAAGTAATATATTTATGTTTTGGTATAAACTTTGCCTATAACTTAGAAATTTTACTTTTTTGAAACCGTTTAAAAATTACATATTACTCCTTACTTGCTTTAGTTTATCCTTTTATGGTTATTCACAAAAAGCAATACCTGAAGATGCTGCAGAACATTTTAAATTTGGGAA includes these proteins:
- a CDS encoding OmpA family protein, with the protein product MKRILNYIIKNLFLRGFCIFLLVLNFNSNAQESIKEKKILRQARKSLTKEKYKDAQEKYLKLVNASPSNSIYNFEAGLSYYFSTFERGKSTPLFEAAIENLKGDTIPEMYYYLGKSYQLNSEFDKSSKTFTKFDPYIIYGKKVGDELKNEIVDETTYNENGIKYTNEIDPNIKISNLGSTINTIDREYAPVLYKTDNVLLFTSRRKINGNRLDKGDLLPYEDIYVAKKTENGWVMVTDQNEVKKYLPDNVNTKKHDASITYSLDEKTLYTYKNDAVWESTYDGSTWSGLKKLDDNVNASKFNVPSVTLTADGNTAFFVAEKKDGIGGKDIYKSIKSSNGEWSDPVILSTNINSSKDEDAPYLTEDGKTLFFSSKGHTSVGGYDIFKSELINEEWTTPTNLGIPINSPADDIYYTADVEQKNGFFSSSREGGNGDMDLYSFSFDCDNLENTEIRGIAYNNKTKEPLIGKLTLTSIEDNNLVNTVTSNEDGTFLLVTKPENEYTLAIEVEGFKKHSISINLPKQCEYFQQYSEIALEQIEIDSQYYQVATVKNSFFDVTKEVDNYKKSGALETSSITNELPFVLDPDKEILALSRTIDPNNTELNYIVVSDTIKTEKPIEIIAGVEIPSFEDIYFDFDKSSLKTDSKKELNKIIDFLKSENGKTVNITINGYTDGKRDIELNNKIFAKRKVPFTIEASEKRSKEYNIELSKKRADNTVKYLTSKGIDKNKITVNYKGEENPVAPNTNADGSDNPVNRAKNRRVSFSFSNANVL